A genomic region of Cyprinus carpio isolate SPL01 chromosome B13, ASM1834038v1, whole genome shotgun sequence contains the following coding sequences:
- the six1a gene encoding homeobox protein six1a, which produces MSILPSFGFTQEQVACVCEVLQQGGNLERLGRFLWSLPACDHLHKNESVLKAKAVVAFHRGNFRELYKLLESNQFSAHNHPKLQQLWLKAHYVEAEKLRGRPLGAVGKYRVRRKFPLPRTIWDGEETSYCFKEKSRGVLREWYTHNPYPSPREKRELAEATGLTTTQVSNWFKNRRQRDRAAEAKERENSENNGVGGKQSQRRSPLDGVKSLMSSSEDEFSPPQSPEHNSVLLLQGNMNNPGASAYPMPGLGAQHSVHSMQGHPHQIQDSLLGSLTSSLVDLGS; this is translated from the exons ATGTCAATCTTGCCCTCTTTCGGCTTTACGCAGGAGCAGGTCGCGTGCGTCTGCGAGGTGCTGCAGCAGGGTGGAAACCTGGAGAGGCTCGGACGTTTCCTTTGGTCCCTGCCAGCCTGTGACCACCTCCACAAGAACGAATCCGTGCTGAAAGCGAAGGCCGTGGTGGCCTTCCACCGGGGAAACTTCCGTGAGCTCTACAAGCTCCTGGAGAGTAACCAGTTCTCCGCGCACAACCACCCCAAGCTGCAGCAGCTGTGGCTGAAGGCGCACTACGTGGAGGCGGAAAAGTTGCGGGGCCGCCCGCTAGGCGCTGTGGGCAAATACCGCGTGCGCAGGAAATTTCCTTTGCCCCGTACGATCTGGGACGGCGAGGAGACCAGTTACTGCTTTAAGGAGAAGTCTCGGGGCGTGCTGCGTGAATGGTACACGCACAATCCCTATCCATCTCCACGGGAGAAGCGTGAGCTTGCGGAGGCAACGGGACTGACCACCACACAGGTCAGCAACTGGTTTAAAAACAGGAGGCAGAGAGACCGGGCAGCTGAGGCAAAAGAGAG AGAAAACAGCGAGAACAACGGCGTTGGCGGTAAGCAGAGCCAGCGGCGGTCTCCGCTCGACGGAGTGAAGTCGCTCATGTCCAGCTCGGAGGATGAGTTCTCTCCGCCGCAGAGCCCCGAGCACAACTCCGTGCTTCTACTGCAGGGGAACATGAACAATCCCGGGGCTTCCGCATACCCAATGCCCGGCCTCGGTGCACAGCACTCGGTGCATAGCATGCAAGGACATCCGCATCAGATCCAGGATTCACTGTTAGGATCTCTAACATCCAGCCTTGTGGATTTAGGATCTTAG
- the six4a gene encoding homeobox protein SIX4a, translated as MSVSSSEVTVAGEIKKENVKYTELLESSTDSRGHVKLLTLDTPVATGMLVGQTSPPERKMPTMDSLSAHTSPAATATSLAFSPEQVACVCEALQQGGNVDRLARFLWSLPQSDLLRGNESILRAQALVAFHQARYQELYSILESHSFSPSCHSALQDLWYKARYTEAEKARGRPLGAVDKYRLRRKFPLPRTIWDGEETVYCFKERSRNALKDLYKQNRYPSPAEKRNLARITGLSLTQVSNWFKNRRQRDRNPSEAQSKSESDGNHSTEDESSKGQESLSPCPMSTCSDGTVGNAVVSLCSGALEAGVIVQQVGDSRNSVSPASIIFNRVSVNTPTSVFHNGTPSFLSTTGHVLFSGMNLGLQSLACRSAADVEMDGAEEDKLVTADPALAYPSFHCTVNGTDVEVKAENVRQDVSVQDQTTSISSAFNVTPSDGLQLVGYNMGSEGNGTSLLSNKVVLPSLQLSSSSSPSPGVVDGSSPAPTSLCHNQVEEQDRLQLTSLEPSTALYNLVSVHTLSAVKKEPMETPGGYLYHLGYSPDPTHSSPTSLNTTMTTTQQDYTTLTVSASLLAQTDLTGEFRGHDAQMTSNLNGDFLCAVSEGGKGEMREMEDEGEKQLTKLKTVHIEEMTDL; from the exons atgtctGTTTCCTCCAGTGAAGTGACAGTGGCAGGCGAGATCAAAAAGGAAAATGTGAAGTATACGGAGCTTCTCGAGAGCTCCACGGACAGTCGGGGGCACGTCAAACTCCTGACTCTGGACACTCCGGTGGCCACCGGGATGCTCGTCGGGCAGACCTCTCCACCGGAGCGCAAGATGCCCACTATGGACTCTTTGTCTGCGCACACTTCACCCGCAGCAACTGCGACCTCTTTGGCTTTTTCACCGGAGCAGGTTGCGTGTGTTTGCGAGGCTCTTCAGCAGGGGGGCAACGTGGATCGACTCGCCCGGTTTCTGTGGTCTCTCCCGCAGAGCGACTTGCTGCGCGGTAACGAGAGTATCCTCCGCGCTCAGGCTCTGGTGGCCTTCCACCAGGCGCGCTACCAGGAGCTTTACAGCATCTTGGAGAGCCACAGCTTCAGCCCTTCGTGCCACTCTGCCCTGCAGGACTTATGGTACAAAGCCCGGTACACGGAGGCGGAGAAGGCCCGCGGTAGACCGCTGGGCGCAGTAGATAAATATCGCCTGCGACGGAAGTTTCCCCTGCCCCGGACCATCTGGGATGGAGAGGAGACGGTGTACTGCTTCAAAGAGCGCTCCAGGAATGCTCTGAAGGACCTCTATAAGCAGAACCGGTACCCGTCCCCGGCCGAGAAGAGGAATCTGGCCAGGATCACAGGACTGTCCCTTACACAGGTCAGCAACTGGTTCAAAAACAGAAGGCAGAGAGACAGAAACCCGTCAGAGGCGCAGTCCAAAAG TGAGTCAGATGGAAATCACAGTACAGAGGATGAGAGCAGTAAAGGTCAGGAGTCTCTGTCCCCGTGTCCGATGTCCACCTGCAGTGATGGGACCGTGGGGAATGCAGTTGTGTCTCTCTGCTCTGGAGCTCTGGAGGCCGGGGTCATCGTCCAGCAAGTTGGAGACAGCAGGAACTCTGTCTCGCCAGCATCCATCATCTTTAACAGAGTCTCAGTCAACACTCCCACCTCTGTTTTCCACAATGGCACCCCTTCATTTCTTTCCACCACAGGACACGTCCTCTTCAGTGGCATGAACTTGGGACTTCAGTCCCTGGCTTGCAGATCAGCGGCAGATGTGGAGATGGATGGTGCAGAAGAGGATAAACTGGTAACGGCAGACCCTGCGTTGGCGTACCCCTCGTTTCACTGCACTGTAAATGGGACAGATGTAGAGGTGAAAGCAGAGAATGTGAGGCAGGATGTGTCGGTTCAGGACCAGACCACGTCTATTAGCTCGGCATTCAATGTGACTCCATCTGATGGCTTGCAGCTTGTAGGTTACAACATGGGTTCTGAAGGCAATGGGACCTCGCTGCTCAGCAACAAGGTGGTACTTCCTTCCTTGCAACTCTCATCATCTTCTTCACCCTCACCAG GCGTTGTTGATGGCAGTTCTCCTGCTCCCACCTCTCTGTGCCACAACCAGGTGGAGGAGCAGGACAGGCTGCAGCTGACCTCTCTTGAGCCCAGCACAGCACTCTACAACCTGGTTAGTGTACACACACTGTCTGCTGTGAAGAAGGAACCTATGGAGACTCCTGGTGGATACCTTTACCACCTGGGTTACAGTCCTGACCCCACCCACAGCTCCCCCACCTCACTTAACACAACCATGACAACTACCCAACAAGACTACACCACTCTCACAGTTAGCGCATCCTTACTCGCCCAAACGGACCTTACCGGTGAGTTCAGAGGTCATGATGCCCAGATGACCTCAAACCTAAATGGAGACTTCCTATGTGCAGTTTCAGAGGGAGGGAAGGGAGAGATGAGAGAAATGGAGGATGAAGGggaaaaacaactgacaaaactaAAAACTGTGCATATAGAAGAGATGACTGACCTTTGA